A stretch of Lathyrus oleraceus cultivar Zhongwan6 chromosome 6, CAAS_Psat_ZW6_1.0, whole genome shotgun sequence DNA encodes these proteins:
- the LOC127097963 gene encoding uncharacterized protein LOC127097963: MDTKRFIQLVEEKKKKILEKKEAPLKWEQKLEAASRAKADAEAKEKKLKAAKHKKRSTSDTESDHDTDDESKRASKRSHRKHKKHSHIESGDREKRKEKSSKRKTKKRSSESSDFSSDGSVSSSEEERRRKKRQRKKIRDQGLRSDSSGSDSYADEANKRKRRHKRRHPSKFSDTDLSSDEGDFPDRKRGHGKHYNRRRHSESSESDLSSDESDDIHRKKSHRRRHKHHRRSHNTEVRSSDSDYHGHGGKYRSYEKSSDENSEEESRRSVHKRPGHHHHHHHHHHFNKYEPCLEDERNHSLHLSPKTNGKHVEEFAKTGA; this comes from the coding sequence ATGGACACCAAGCGGTTCATCCAGCTTGTTGAggagaaaaagaagaaaattttGGAGAAAAAGGAAGCTCCTTTGAAGTGGGAGCAGAAGCTGGAAGCTGCTTCCAGAGCAAAGGCTGATGCTGAAGCTAAAGAGAAGAAGCTGAAGGCTGCAAAACATAAGAAGAGATCGACCTCTGATACTGAAAGTGATcatgacactgatgatgagaGTAAAAGGGCTAGTAAAAGATCTCATAGGAAGCACAAGAAGCATTCTCACATTGAATCCGGTGATCGTGAAAAAAGGAAAGAGAAAAGTTCCAAGCGGAAGACAAAGAAGCGGTCTTCAGAGTCTAGCGATTTCAGTAGTGATGGCTCCGTGAGTAGCTCTGAGGAGGAGAGGAGGAGGAAGAAGAGGCAAAGAAAGAAGATAAGAGATCAAGGTTTAAGATCAGATTCCAGTGGTTCTGATTCTTATGCTGATGAAGCCAACAAGAGAAAAAGGCGGCACAAGCGGCGACATCCATCAAAATTTAGTGATACAGACTTATCTAGTGACGAAGGAGATTTTCCAGATCGGAAGAGAGGTCATGGAAAGCATTACAATCGCCGCCGCCACTCGGAATCTAGTGAATCTGATTTGTCAAGTGATGAAAGTGATGATATTCACAGGAAGAAAAGCCACAGAAGGCGCCATAAGCATCATAGGCGTTCACATAATACAGAGGTGAGGTCATCTGATTCTGATTATCATGGGCATGGTGGAAAATACAGATCATATGAGAAGTCCTCagatgaaaattctgaagaagaAAGCAGAAGATCAGTGCATAAACGGCCTGGACATCATCACCACCATCACCATCACCACCATTTCAATAAATACGAACCCTGCTTGGAGGATGAGAGAAATCACTCACTCCACCTCTCACCGAAAACCAATGGAAAGCATGTGGAGGAATTTGCTAAAACTGGAGCTTAg